The following is a genomic window from Sphingobacterium spiritivorum.
ATCTATGGAAGCCGCCCGTATACTGAAAAAATTTCCTGAAGTGAAAACAGTAGTCGGCAAGACGGGAAGTGCAGAGATACCCACTGACCCTATGCCTCCTGAAGCTACGGATCTTATTGTGACCCTCAAGCCCATTAAGGAATGGACCGGAGGAGACACGTATACAGGCCTTGCTAATCGCATGATGGATTCGCTATCCGTTATTCCGGGAACATTTTTTGAAGCATCACAACCTATACAGATGCGATTTAATGAATTGATGACCGGAGTAAGACAGGATGTTGCGGTCAAGATTTTTGGAGAAAATATTGACACACTGGCTTCTCTGGCAAGCAAGGTGGGCCAAGTGGTACAATCCGTAGATGGTGCTTCTGAACCTCAGGTAGAGCGCACAACCGGACTACCACAGATATCCATTGAATATAACCGCGCACAGCTGGGACTGCACGGACTCACCGTTTCTGAGATCAACAAAATGGTCTCTATGGCTTTTGCAGGAAGCAGTGCAGGATCCATTTATGAAAATGAGCGTCGTTTTGATCTGGTTGTACGCCTGGACAGTAATTATAAGACTTCTATCGAAGATGTCCGTAATCTTCCGGTGGTTACCGGGGAGGGAGAACAGGTTCCGTTAAGCCAATTGGCTGACATTTCGATGAAAGATGGTCCTGCACAGATCAGTCGCGAAGATGGTAAACGAAGAGTTGTTATCGGATTCAACATCAAGGGCAGAGATGTAACATCTGTAGTAAATGATATTCAGACAAAATTAAATGAGTTGAATATTCTTCCTACAGGTTATTACTACACATTCGGAGGTACATTTGAAAATCTTAAAGAAGCTTCTAACAGATTGATGATTGCCGTTCCGGTAGCACTGCTGCTTATTTTTATGTTATTATACTTCACTTTCCGTTCCATTAAAGAATCTATACTTATCTATACAGCTATTCCCATGAGTGCTATAGGAGGTATATTCGCCCTTCTGTTACGGGATATGCCTTTCAGTATATCTGCAGGGGTCGGATTTATCGCTTTGTTCGGAGTCGCTGTACTTAACGGTATTGTATTGATATCGACTTTCAATCAATTGGAAAAAGAAGGTGTTCACGATGTGTTTGAGCGCGTATGGAAAGGGACTACGATACGACTAAGACCTGTATTGATGACCGCAACTGTTGCTTCATTAGGTTTCTTGCCTATGGCACTCAGTACGGGAGCAGGGGCAGAAGTACAGAAACCACTGGCTACAGTTGTGATCGGCGGTTTGATTTCAGCTACATTGCTGACACTATTTGTGCTGCCAAGTCTGTATGTACTTTTCTTTAACAAAAGCAATAAAATGAATGGTATTGCAACCAAGACACTTCCATTAATACTGGCTATTATGTTATTTGTTCCGGCTCAGCAATCTTTTGCCCAGCAGGGAGCAACACGTATTACGTTGGAAAGTGCAATAAAACAGGCCATGACGGCTAATCTGGATATCAAAAAAACCACACTCCAGGCAGATAAGTTTAAAGTAGAAAGTGCTAAAACTTTTGATGGCAAGACAGGAATATTTGTGGAGAATGAGGATATGGCACCGCTTGATCCACAAGGGATATGGAAAGTCGGAGTCTCTCAGAATTTTAACTGGCCGGGGTTCTATAAAGCACGTAAAGCTTATTTAAGTAAAAATGTTGAAATATCTGCCATGCAGCTTGAAGAGATCAAGGCGCGCATCACCAGAGATGTATCGACTAATTACTATGAGCTAACGTATCTTGAAGCCAGACAACGCCTGTTTCAACAATTGGACAGTATCTATCAGGAATTATTCCGTGCGGCAGATCTGCGTGTACAGACCGGAGAAGCGGCAGGACTGGAACGTATAGCGGCCGAAACCAAATGGCAGGAGAATAAAGCACTCCTGATACAGAATCATCAGGATCTGTTGATATCAGCTCAAAATCTCAGCGTGATACTGAATCAGAATACGTTTCTGTTACCAAATGAAAAAGAACTTATCAAAATCTCTTTCAATAAGCGTGATATTACAGCCGCTTCCCATCCGTTGGTTCGTATTCAGGAAAAGAATGTGGAACTGGCAGAAGCCGGAATACGGGTAGAGAAAAAAGGAAAAATGCCGGATTTCTCAGGGCGTGTATTCTCTCAACGGCTATGGGGACAAAAGAATCCATTTACAGGATTTTCTGTAACTGCTAATTTCCCTGTATTTTCCTCGGGATACTACAATAATAAAGTAAAGGCTGCACAACTGGAGTCTGACATTCAACAGCAGGGACTTCTGCAGGTACAACAAGTGCTGTCTGCAGACATTCAAAATGCAGAAAACGAACGCATAAAAAATGAAGGTCAGCTTCAGTTCTATGAAACTTCAGGTTTGAAGCAGGCAGAAGCGATTATCAAAGCGGCAAATCTGGGCTATCAAAGCGGCGAAATCAGTTATGCTGAGTTAAGCCAGTTTCTGACACAATCTATAGATATCAAGATCAACTATCTGAATGCGCTCAATGCATACAATAAGAGTGTCGTTAATTATCAATATTTCCAAACATCAATCAATAAATAGACATGAAGATCAACATAATTTATCCAACCTTATTATGTGCAATTGCCCTCTCTTTATCGGGGTGTAGCGGAAGTTCGGCGCCTTCAAAAGAAGCAGGCGAACATGCGGAAGGCGAATCCGAACATGAAAATGAATCTACAACGTCTCTGACAGAAGCACAGTTCAAACAAATCGGGCTAACATATACTTCTGTTACGCAGCAGGTTTTGAGTGACGGACTTGTTTTGAACGGGCAACTTACTGTTCCAAATGACAAAAAAGCCTTTGTAACTTCTGTCTTTGGCGGTGTATTACAACAATTGTTTGTACAGCAAGGTGATGTGGTTAGCAAAGGACAGCGTATAGGAGTAATCAATAATCCGGATCTGATCAAGACACAGGAACAGCTACAACTTACGCACAATCAGATTAAACTGGCTGAAGTAGAGCTCTTACGTCAAAAGGAGCTGGTAGAAGGTAATGCTGCTCCTTTGAAACGCCTGCAACAAGTAGAAATGGAACTGGCCAACTTAAGAGCACAACGAAACAGTCTTCAAAAACAGCTGATCGCAGGTGGCGGATCTACGCAAATGTCATCGCAGGTATCCATTATTGCTCCGATGTCCGGCACGATATCTACAATAGCAGCGCAAATTGGTTCGAACATCAATGCATCCAGTCCAATTCTGGAAATCGTTAATAACGAATCGCTGCACGTAGACGTATATGTCTATGAAAAGGATCTTCCTAAGGTCAGAAAAGGACAACTTATCCGTTTTTCTGCAGTGAACAATCCCGAACTATCTTACGAAGCACGTATCGATCAGATAGGGCAGGCTTTTGAAGCGCAGA
Proteins encoded in this region:
- a CDS encoding efflux RND transporter periplasmic adaptor subunit produces the protein MKINIIYPTLLCAIALSLSGCSGSSAPSKEAGEHAEGESEHENESTTSLTEAQFKQIGLTYTSVTQQVLSDGLVLNGQLTVPNDKKAFVTSVFGGVLQQLFVQQGDVVSKGQRIGVINNPDLIKTQEQLQLTHNQIKLAEVELLRQKELVEGNAAPLKRLQQVEMELANLRAQRNSLQKQLIAGGGSTQMSSQVSIIAPMSGTISTIAAQIGSNINASSPILEIVNNESLHVDVYVYEKDLPKVRKGQLIRFSAVNNPELSYEARIDQIGQAFEAQTNAVAVHAQVLGDKTGLINGMQVQANLIVSDNKVNAVPNEAIVSAQGQDYIFILTDAHREEEHHQSGHEGEEHAHSHDEKAVTEKATLVYERIPVIKGVSAHGYTAITPTKEIGANDKVVHKGAFFLLAKMTNSGEHSH
- a CDS encoding CusA/CzcA family heavy metal efflux RND transporter, with amino-acid sequence MLNAIIRFSIRNKIVIGLFTLILIIWGVWSAMHIPIDANPDITNNQVQIITRSPSLATQEVEQFVSYPIEQQLMNIPDLIELRSISRFGLSVVTAVFDDDVNIYFARQLINEKLNEAVQNIPEGMGTPELAPISTGLGEIYQYVLHPAKGAEDKYSAADLRTLQDWLIARQLYGTPGVAEVNSFGGKLKQYEVSIDPYRLRAMNLGINDVFNALEANNQNTGGAYIDKKPNAYFIRGVGLLSDMEDIRNTVIRKRNGVPVYIRDVAQVREGSAVRYGALTYNGEKEAVGGIVLMLKGSNSAQVVGAVKEKLKVIEKSLPKDVVIEAFSDRTQLVNRAINTVQTNLIEGALIVIFVLIIFLGNLRAGLIVASAIPISMLFALGMMRMFGVSANLMSLGAIDFGLIIDGSLIIVEATMHHLGLRKSNQPLTQAEMDEEVYQSSSKIRNSAAFGEIIILIVYIPILTLVGIEGKMFKPMAQTVSFAIIGALILSLTYIPMMSALFLSKKPHTKVTFADRLMNALQRWYQPLIKKAVRIRKVLVAAAVAVFAFSIFLFSKMGSEFIPQLKEGDYAFHCILPQGASLAQSIETSMEAARILKKFPEVKTVVGKTGSAEIPTDPMPPEATDLIVTLKPIKEWTGGDTYTGLANRMMDSLSVIPGTFFEASQPIQMRFNELMTGVRQDVAVKIFGENIDTLASLASKVGQVVQSVDGASEPQVERTTGLPQISIEYNRAQLGLHGLTVSEINKMVSMAFAGSSAGSIYENERRFDLVVRLDSNYKTSIEDVRNLPVVTGEGEQVPLSQLADISMKDGPAQISREDGKRRVVIGFNIKGRDVTSVVNDIQTKLNELNILPTGYYYTFGGTFENLKEASNRLMIAVPVALLLIFMLLYFTFRSIKESILIYTAIPMSAIGGIFALLLRDMPFSISAGVGFIALFGVAVLNGIVLISTFNQLEKEGVHDVFERVWKGTTIRLRPVLMTATVASLGFLPMALSTGAGAEVQKPLATVVIGGLISATLLTLFVLPSLYVLFFNKSNKMNGIATKTLPLILAIMLFVPAQQSFAQQGATRITLESAIKQAMTANLDIKKTTLQADKFKVESAKTFDGKTGIFVENEDMAPLDPQGIWKVGVSQNFNWPGFYKARKAYLSKNVEISAMQLEEIKARITRDVSTNYYELTYLEARQRLFQQLDSIYQELFRAADLRVQTGEAAGLERIAAETKWQENKALLIQNHQDLLISAQNLSVILNQNTFLLPNEKELIKISFNKRDITAASHPLVRIQEKNVELAEAGIRVEKKGKMPDFSGRVFSQRLWGQKNPFTGFSVTANFPVFSSGYYNNKVKAAQLESDIQQQGLLQVQQVLSADIQNAENERIKNEGQLQFYETSGLKQAEAIIKAANLGYQSGEISYAELSQFLTQSIDIKINYLNALNAYNKSVVNYQYFQTSINK